In the Silene latifolia isolate original U9 population chromosome 1, ASM4854445v1, whole genome shotgun sequence genome, tttaaatattATCTCCTCATCTTCACCAATTGCTCTAGGAGAATGCTTGTAAGCAACCGACTTCACCCTCGGCTGTTTGGGCTCTTCCCCTTTTTGTTTTTCCTGTGGCTTCTTtgttttttcctcttcctttttttccttcttctcttccaACCTTCTTTTTTAAATGAGCTTTTTCCTTCACTGTTCCCTTTCATTCCTGAATTTTGATATCCTCCCTTGCACCTCTTTTCGTACTTGATTCAAGTCGCTAAGAACAAGTATTGCACATATTTCAAAGCACGGTACAACATTCTTTTCCGTTCATCCCCACTCGAGTCAAAAACCTTCCCCGTGTAGAAAGCCATGTGCATCATCATGAAAACCCCACAATCCACGTTTTTTGCGGTGCTTTCTGCCATTTAAATTTCACATTCTTAAGTGGGAAACTTTCCACTTTGGAGCCTTTTGCAATTTGCATTTCTAACAACATTTTCCCCATGATATTTGCCTCGCACAAAAAGTAATCATTATCGTATCTATGTTACTGTAACTATGATTGCCAAATTTATTAATGGAAATTTAAAGGTATAACATTGTCACTGTAAGTAGAGAAACTTAccgcatttcttgccatttttgcttTTCGGGATCTGGCATATAAGGGTTTGTTGTCTAGGTAGTCAACGGTTTTCGACATGAAATTTATGCAAGCACGAAAAAGTGGTCCTCCGAATGAGTGGAATGAATATCGCAATTAAGCGAGATATATATCATTGCTAAACAGAATTTCTATACACTCTActtatataagaataaaaaaaaaaaatattaacgaTAATGTGGTTTACCATATCACAATCGAAATTCAATGGACTCTTGTTGTATTTGATCCACTTGTGTGAAGGACAAACAAAACTTCACTTTCTAAATGTCTGTTTTGAATGGGTTTTCCAAGAGCCATCGTTGCTAATGCGtcctacaaaaataaatataaatacaaagtcaataaacattatagaaacacaaaatcaataagaataaaaatttatttattacaGTAACATACAGATTGacccaagcccatgaagatcctcAATGGTGTATCACTTGCTACCTTTCGGAGATGAGGTCATTCAAAGAACATTGACCAACATTCAGTGACCATTATATAAATAAGCTCACCAGGAGCCAATGAAGTTAAATCTTCCCTTGGAATGAAGTGATACTTCCCATACGAGACAAGCCTTTCCTGTTGGACAATGAGATGTAATAGTCGAACACCTTTTAATAGAGTAACAGTTTAACAAAGAATAACTATTCAGTTGAAACAGTATTCACTTGCAAAGTAAAACGTTTTGTTTATCACAGTGCAAGAGTAAATAAAGTACTCACGTATCTGAGAGGTTCTCGTCATCGTCGATAAAACAATAGtcaattgtttctttcctaacTTCAAGAATAGGCGCCATTATCTCCTTGTGTTTTATCATACTCTTGGACACAAGTGTTAGATCCGGAGCTGGTAGGCCACATTCGATTGTGCGGTAGCGAGGATCCATCACGCGCATCCGTCTTGATTGTTTCGACATGTAACAAATAGTGGTCGCCATATCTTCGTCGTAATTGTCATACGGGATCTCATCACGCAATCATCGACAATATCAACTtcatcatcgtcgtcatcttctTCGCTACCTGACCGCACCGAGTAGTTATTGGTTCTTCGTCGCCAACTTGTCTCATCATCACCTCAACACCGGGTTTTTCTCCTTCCTCGCCTTTTTCATCATTCCCATCGGCGTCTTCATTACCAGTTGCTTCATCCTCCTTACTGTTATCTTCGTTTTTATCGCCAGCATTGTCTTCATCTTTATCATCATCGTTCTCTTCATCTGGTTTTTCATTcccatcatcctcttcatctttaTCGTCATCTTCCTTTTCATTTCCCTCACTGGTTGGTTGGTCAACAACCTGGTCTGATGCATCATCATCGGCCTCTTCCTTGTTATCTGTGGCACAAGTAATTGAATTAaatataaattactaatgtttttcGGATCAACAATGTCTCATAGTTATACTAACGATTGTTCTCAGAAAATTACCTTCAGAAGATCCTTCTTCAGCTGCCTCAGTCGTTGGGTTCTCTTCAGCTTGGCCCGATGCATCATCTTCGGCCTCTTCGTTGTCATCTGTGTAGCAGATAATTGAATATATATATCACTGTAAACTTCTGATAAAACTACGACACGAAGAATAAATAAGCGTTACTATAACGATGTTACATAGAATGCTAATGATGTTACATCAGCTAATACAACGAGTGCAAATAGATTTCTCTATTACCTTCGGGAGATCCTTCTTTAGCTGCCTCATTGGCTGGGTTGTCTTCAGGCTTGCCTGATTCATCAACTTCCGCCTCTTCCTCGTCATCTGTGTCACAGGTAATTggattcaatatatattaacaattttTCTTTGAACCAAAAAAGGTACAATAGATAAACTGTAAACTTCTGTTAAAACTACGTCACAGTAACATTGTTACTATAACCGTGTTACAGTAACAGTGCTAACAGTGTTACATCAGGTAATACAACGAGTTTAAATAGATTCCTCAATTACCTTCAGGAGATGGCTCTTCACCTGCCTCACTAGTTGGGTTATCTTCAGGCTGGCCTGATGCATCACCTTCGGCCTCTGCCTTGTCATCTGTGTAGCAGATAATGAATGAAAATATATTactaaattgtttgttaaaaaAGCACCCAGTAACAGAAAGGCTATAACAGCATTACACTATTACCTTCACCAGATTCATCTTCTGGCTCGCTAGTTGTTTTGTCACCCTGCCCGGATGCATCATATTCATCAGCATCATCGTTTTCATCTAAAAGGAAAGTAAttgattattagtaattatttgtaaaatgaaaactcTATAACAGCGATCATGTAACAGTGTTAGTGCAAGTGATTAGATTATTGTAGTATTGTTACTATATTACCTTCATCAGATGCATCTTCATCATCCTCGCCACTCCCCTCTTTgtcgtcttcattttcttcttctttatcatcctcctcctcttcatctccgtcatcctCTTGACCTTTGCCAGATTCATCCTCCTCATCTGCATCATCGTCTTCATCTGCATCATCCTTTTCCTctgcatcatcctcttcatctgcatcacaagtaagtaattgaatattatattactaactattaatatatataaaatattacaGTAACAGTGTTATTGTAAAAGTAt is a window encoding:
- the LOC141644357 gene encoding uncharacterized protein LOC141644357, with translation MLKANLVKMKRMMQRKRMMQMKTMMQMRRMNLAKVKRMTEMKRRRMIKKKKMKTTKRGVARMMKMHLMKMKTMMLMNMMHPGRVTKQLASQKMNLVKMTRQRPKVMHQASLKITQLVRQVKSHLLKVIEESI